The proteins below come from a single Drosophila teissieri strain GT53w chromosome 3L, Prin_Dtei_1.1, whole genome shotgun sequence genomic window:
- the LOC122618328 gene encoding arginine-glutamic acid dipeptide repeats protein isoform X4 has protein sequence MAASTQGEIRVGPGHQVNDVYAKLPDYNPISSFPIDKETDERELEESRWSPGVVADGDLLMFLRAARSMAAFQGMCDGGLEDGCLAASRDDTTINALDVLHDSGYDPGKALQALVKCPVSKGIDKKWTEDETKKFIKGLRQFGKNFFRIHKDLLPHKDTPELVEFYYLWKKTPGANNNRPHRRRRQSALRRNRVTRANNSNSNTPPKKEDTPEPQTATTATAAATAASETASRSSPAVSKEENSSLTEDDASECDSDSSLTHKRDESPSRMRTRNKQQNNNNSSTSSGNNTAGNGGGNATSISSGSTGGGAAGGNSSSKDQSANAVANGKRPKRGSETPDVSGGASVDSPKTPTKAVAESSANKRKGGKQDTPNKKKRTEQESNEPSAHEENAVKEKRKRPDSPVESMNSDSRPDSVLDDGESNTTDTTTAEQQSTKDSKDTVSCKEEREMVTNDLEAKAEEKAIKAEALAEDSKDSAIKNMDEETNIQAPISAETSLVDGPNPNALPSPVAAPITMKVPTIATVEALNASVDRKEAIEKMESCDSDPEMLKKLATIKQEVSPQQQQHLQQPSQQQMQQQLAPVGLQPPPSCPPSESVYIKKEPMEDSMDATCNQNSNEPQDLKVKIEIKNEDALKHSVGGMPPSGPCAPPSALHPLSGAPVESGQEPLHLQHMPHGPVPTQPPPGYLIDGQLKYGPPGQGVPPQPPQLHSDAAGGVSGAPPGAPTTPQKYPPEMEMKFAPQDLKYPPPPPLDALKYSQEMQAAAAAAAAAGKYDMKYMIEQQGKYNVELSAAHQPPSKPGYQDSLKIPDIKPGFGHMPHTVSSPMDAAHKYGPPPTSQESQQQQPQPSAHQVPPGATPPPGIAMPKPHYQHDVQTPPLGRPFEPTGLMLKYGDPLAAKYGPPQDLKYPMPPVSQAGPADIKPYGGENLIKSSPYGPPPESPIDASARSTPGQDSQGSNSNSQPPSMPPQPQQFQSPHPSPHMPSPAGGGLPPGMHPQNLIHGPPPGAAGGSGPQPPPPPTSLHQPTPTSAGPPSLQHGLHPGHQHSQLSAATSLPPSSIGIPPTLSTMAPSHMHPHLHPHAHLQGLHRPHDLPPSMHPHAPMPLSLQGHPQHGHGLPPSHPSQQQQQQQQQQTGGPAGTVRTPSPAQQPPRSLHDPQSSREPPTSQPSTTMAGSSGPGGPPPQQSPHAHRTSPLPGLAGSGPPPPGLIGHPMAIHPHLAHLPPGHPAHAALAHPGHHLLSHSIAGLGPGGGPIALLAGPGGLGGIPESALSRRPPPSPLPHSHASSAPLTAHSVASMTSTSMSLTTSTVPSSAFSRASPSVQISSSGGGPSGPGSVGPGGLPNSSAAAAAAAAAHRAASPASSVSSLSRQSPLHPVPQSPLSHHPSSSALSAAAAAVAERDRHALMRQQSPHMTPPPVSNASLMASPLSKMYAPQPGQRGLGTSPPPHLRPGASPPVIRHPQMPLPLPLIAPGGGIPQIGVHPGQSPYPHPLLHPSVFYSPHHHPFNSPYGYAPYGPGFPAYMKPPPQPGQLDPAAVMAAHHAGLQGPPTQQMRQDEQNAAAAAAAAAAEKQHQAAAAAAAQQHKAPQQQPPGGMPPNKPPTPKTPQGPGGGMPPGMGGPGTPTGLPPGAYPGSHMPGYPQGPPHGSPFAPQDGQPHGLKPTSHMDALRAHAHSANSAGMGGGHHPTEPLPIDIEPDPEPEIPSPTHNIPRGPSPEAKPDDTECHRSQSAIFVRHIDRGDYNSCTRTDLIFKPVADSKLARKREERDRKLAEKERERRQQQQQQQQQQQQQQAAAAQQAAQQAKMKAELKPPYADTPALRQLSEYARPHVAFSPVEQMVPYHHPMGPMYRERELEEIKNAQAAAASQSRLDPHWMEYYRRGIHPSQFPLYANPAISQMERERLGIPPPHHVGLDPGEHMIRLTREYHAHSHTHLHLPLHPQPQPPEAGFQLPPNVGQYPRPNMLIPREPHSDVLLRMSYADQLQYLQAAEFQRQSLHDQYFRQRPR, from the exons ATGGCGGCCTCCACTCAAGGAGAAATTCGAGTGGGTCCCGGCCACCAGGTAAACGATGTCTAT GCAAAACTGCCCGATTATAATCCAATCTCAAGCTTCCCCATCGACAAGGAAACCGATGAACGTGAACTAGAGGAATCAAGATGGAGTCCAGGCGTTGTGGCCGATGGCGACTTGTTAATGTTCTTGCGTGCGGCTCGCTCCATGGCTGCATTTCAAGGAATGTGTGATGGTGGTTTAGAAGACGGTTGTTTGGCTGCCAGTCGCGACGACACTACAATAAACGCACTCGACGTG CTCCACGATTCTGGTTACGATCCAGGCAAAGCTCTACAAGCGCTCGTAAAGTGCCCCGTTTCGAAGGGCATCGACAAGAAGTGGACCGAGGACGAAACAAAGAAATTCATCAAGGGTCTGCGTCAGTTTGGGAAGAACTTCTTCCGCATCCATAAGGACCTGCTGCCGCACAAGGACACGCCAGAGCTGGTCGAGTTCTACTATCTGTGGAAGAAGACGCCCGGCGCGAACAACAATCGGCCACACAGGCGACGCCGCCAGAGCGCCCTGCGACGCAACCGTGTCACGCGGGcgaacaacagcaacagcaacactcCTCCGAAGAAGGAGGACACTCCCGAACCACAAACTgcgacgacggcgacggcggcggcaacCGCGGCGTCCGAGACGGCGAGTCGCTCCTCGCCCGCTGTCTCCAAGGAGGAGAACAGCTCGCTCACCGAGGACGACGCCAGCGAGTGCGACAGTGATTCGAGTCTGACCCACAAAAGGGATGAATCACCCTCAAGGATGAGGACGCGTAACAAGCaacagaacaacaacaacagcagcaccagcagcggTAACAACACGGCCGGAAACGGTGGCGGTAACGCCACATCCATAAGCAGCGGATCAACCGGCGGCGGTGCCGCTGGCGGCAACAGTTCGTCTAAGGATCAATCAGCCAACGCCGTGGCTAATGGCAAGCGACCCAAGAGGGGCTCCGAAACACCGGATGTTTCCGGCGGAGCCTCGGTCGATAGTCCCAAGACACCGACGAAGGCTGTGGCCGAGAGTTCGGCCAATAAGCGCAAGGGTGGCAAGCAGGATACGCCCAACAAAAAGAAGCGAACGGAGCAGGAGTCCAACGAGCCAAGCGCTCACGAGGAGAATGCCGTCAAAGAGAAGCGCAAGAGACCGGACAGCCCGGTTGAGAGCATGAACTCGGATAGCCGGCCGGATTCCGTGCTCGACGATGGGGAATCTAATACCACGGACACCACCACCGCCGAGCAGCAGTCGACAAAGGACAGCAAGGATACGGTCAGCTGCAAGGAGGAGCGTGAAATGGTCACCAACGATCTGGAGGCCAAGGCCGAGGAGAAGGCCATCAAGGCAGAGGCTTTGGCGGAGGACAGCAAGGATAGCGCCATCAAGAACATGGACGAGGAGACAAACATCCAGGCGCCTATCAGTGCAGAGACAAGTTTGGTGGATGGTCCAAATCCCAATGCCTTGCCCAGTCCAGTGGCCGCACCAATCACTATGAAGGTGCCCACAATTGCCACAGTTGAGGCGCTGAACGCGTCCGTGGATCGCAAGGAGGCCATCGAGAAGATGGAGTCGTGCGACAGCGATCCGGAGATGCTTAAAAAACTGGCAACCATTAAGCAGGAAGTAtctccgcagcagcagcagcatttgcaaCAGCCATcacagcagcagatgcagcagcaactcgcACCTGTTGGCTTACAGCCGCCTCCGTCTTGCCCGCCTTCAGAATCAGTCTATATCAAAAAGGAACCCATGGAGGACTCGATGGACGCCACCTGCAATCAGAACAGCAACGAACCGCAGGACCTGAAGGTGAAGATCGAGATTAAAAACGAGGATGCATTAAAGCACAGTGTCGGAGGTATGCCGCCTTCTGGACCCTGTGCACCGCCTTCGGCTCTACATCCACTCTCCGGAGCTCCGGTAGAGAGCGGCCAGGAGCCACTGCACCTGCAACACATGCCTCATGGACCGGTGCCAACGCAACCGCCTCCTGGCTATCTAATTGATGGCCAGCTAAAGTATGGACCACCGGGACAAGGCGTGCCTCCACAGCCTCCACAACTGCACAGCGATGCGGCTGGAGGAGTCAGTGGAGCACCGCCTGGAGCCCCGACCACGCCGCAGAAGTATCCGCCCGAGATGGAGATGAAGTTTGCTCCTCAGGATCTCAAGTATCCCCCACCGCCGCCCCTAGATGCACTCAAGTACAGCCAGGAGATGCaagctgcggcggcggcagcggctgcagctgGCAAGTACGATATGAAGTACATGATAGAGCAGCAGGGCAAGTACAACGTGGAGTTGTCAGCTGCCCATCAGCCGCCAAGCAAGCCAGGCTACCAGGATTCGCTAAAGATACCCGATATCAAGCCTGGTTTCGGCCACATGCCGCACACCGTGAGCTCACCGATGGACGCCGCCCATAAATACGGACCGCCTCCAACGTCGCAAGAgtcccagcaacagcagccccAGCCGTCGGCACATCAGGTACCGCCGGGAGCAACTCCACCACCTGGTATCGCCATGCCCAAGCCGCACTACCAACACGATGTGCAAACACCACCGTTGGGACGGCCCTTCGAGCCGACCGGACTTATGCTCAAGTATGGCGATCCATTGGCAGCCAAATACGGCCCGCCTCAGGATCTCAAGTACCCGATGCCGCCGGTCTCTCAGGCGGGACCAGCGGACATAAAGCCCTATGGCGGCGAGAATCTAATCAAGTCCTCACCGTACGGACCGCCGCCGGAGAGTCCTATTGATGCCTCAGCGCGCTCTACACCTGGTCAGGATAGCCagggcagcaacagcaattcACAGCCGCCCTCAATGCCCCCGCAACCCCAGCAGTTCCAGTCGCCGCATCCCTCGCCGCATATGCCTTCGCCAGCAGGTGGTGGGCTACCACCGGGAATGCATCCGCAAAATCTCATCCACGGCCCGCCACCAGGTGCAGCGGGCGGTAGTGGCCCCCAgccgcctccgccgcccaCATCGCTGCATCAGCCCACGCCCACGTCTGCAGGTCCACCCAGTCTGCAACATGGACTACATCCTGGCCACCAGCACTCACAGCTGTCTGCGGCTACATCGCTACCGCCGAGCTCGATTGGAATTCCTCCCACGCTCTCGACTATGGCGCCCTCGCACATGCACCCGCACCTTCATCCACATGCGCATCTGCAGGGTCTCCATCGGCCGCACGATCTGCCGCCCAGTATGCATCCACATGCTCCCATGCCGCTGTCGTTGCAGGGACATCCGCAGCACGGACATGGATTGCCGCCCTCGCATCCTtctcagcaacagcagcaacaacaacaacaacagaccGGCGGACCAGCTGGCACAGTGCGAACTCCGTCACCTGCCCAGCAGCCGCCGAGATCCCTGCACGATCCGCAATCGTCTCGAGAGCCGCCCACCTCGCAGCCCTCGACCACAATGGCAGGATCGAGTGGTCCAGGTGGACCACCGCCGCAACAGTCGCCGCACGCGCATCGAACATCGCCGTTGCCAGGACTCGCGGGAAGTGGACCTCCACCACCGGGACTCATCGGTCATCCGATGGCCATACACCCGCACCTGGCCCACTTGCCGCCCGGACATCCTGCACACGCAGCGCTCGCTCATCCTGGACACCATCTGCTGTCGCACTCGATAGCGGGCTTGGGACCTGGCGGTGGACCGATCGCGCTGCTGGCCGGTCCCGGCGGGCTTGGAGGTATTCCAGAGTCCGCTCTAAGTCGCCGCCCCCCGCCCTCACCCCTGCCACACTCGCATGCCTCTTCGGCCCCACTGACGGCCCATTCGGTGGCCAGTATGACGTCCACCAGTATGTCGCTGACCACCAGCACGGTGCCATCATCTGCCTTTAGCCGCGCCAGTCCCAGCGTACAGATCTCGAGCAGCGGGGGTGGTCCTTCAGGCCCCGGAAGCGTTGGACCTGGTGGATTGCCAAACTCttcggcagcggcagcagctgcggcagctgctCATCGTGCAGCGTCCCCGGCCTCCAGCGTCAGCAGCCTGAGTCGGCAGAGTCCGCTGCATCCGGTGCCGCAGTCGCCGCTCAGCCATCATCCGTCGTCCTCTGCGTTATCTGCCGCGGCAGCTGCCGTGGCGGAACGGGATCGACATGCGCTGATGCGTCAGCAATCGCCACATATGACTCCACCCCCGGTGTCCAATGCCTCTTTAATGGCAAGTCCCCTGAGCAAAATGTACGCTCCTCAGCCGGGTCAGAGGGGCTTGGGAACATCACCGCCACCGCACTTGCGGCCTGGAGCATCACCGCCGGTCATTCGCCACCCGCAGATGCCTCTGCCGTTGCCATTGATTGCGCCTGGCGGAGGAATACCGCAGATTGGAGTGCATCCGGGTCAGTCACCGTATCCGCACCCGCTACTGCATCCCTCGGTATTTTACTCGCCGCACCACCATCCCTTCAATTCGCCATACGGCTATGCGCCCTATGGTCCTGGATTCCCGGCGTACATGAAGCCGCCACCACAGCCGGGACAGCTTGATCCGGCAGCCGTGATGGCGGCCCACCATGCTGGATTGCAAGGACCGCCGACACAGCAGATGCGCCAGGACGAGCAGAATGCAgcggccgccgctgcagcagcagctgctgagAAACAACACCAagcggctgcagcagcggcagcacaGCAGCACAAGGCGCCCCAACAACAACCGCCCGGCGGAATGCCACCCAACAAACCGCCGACGCCAAAGACGCCACAGGGTCCAGGCGGTGGAATGCCCCCTGGAATGGGTGGACCGGGAACACCGACGGGACTACCGCCCGGTGCTTATCCAGGCAGCCATATGCCGGGATATCCACAAGGACCGCCACATGGATCACCCTTTGCGCCGCAAGATGGTCAGCCTCACGGACTAAAGCCCACATCGCACATGGACGCCCTGCGAGCCCATGCGCACTCAGCCAACTCGGCGGGAATGGGTGGAGGACACCATCCTACGGAGCCAT TGCCCATTGATATTGAACCGGATCCAGAGCCAGAAATTCCCAGTCCAACGCACAACATACCACGTGGTCCAAGTCCCGAAGCAAAACCGGACGACACCGAATGCCATCGCTCTCAGTCTGCCAT ATTTGTGCGTCACATCGATCGCGGGGATTACAATTCATGCACGAGAACAGATTTGATCTTCAAGCCGGTGGCCGACTCAAAGTTGGCCCGCAAGCGAGAAGAACGCGACCGCAAGCTGGCCGAAAAGGAGCGTGAGCGGCGACAG cagcagcagcaacaacaacagcagcagcaacaacagcaagcagCTGCGGCGCAACAGGCGGCACAGCAAGCCAAGATGAAGGCGGAGCTAAAGCCTCCATATGCGGATACACCGGCACTGCGTCAACTGTCTGAGTATGCTCGTCCCCACGTCGCCTTCAG TCCTGTTGAGCAGATGGTGCCATATCATCATCCAATGGGCCCCATGTACAGAGAGAG GGAACTGGAGGAGATCAAAAACGCACAAGCTGCTGCGGCGAGTCAATCCAGACTAGACCCGCACTGGATGGAGTACTATCGACG CGGCATTCACCCCTCGCAGTTCCCACTGTATGCGAATCCGGCGATATCGCAGATGGAGAGGGAGCGTCTGGGAATTCCACCTCCGCACCATGTGGGGTTGGACCCGGGCGAGCACATG ATACGATTGACGAGAGAATATCATGCACACTCTCATACTCATTTACATTTGCCTTTGCATCCACAGCCGCAACCACCGGAGGCCGGTTTCCAACTGCCAC CGAATGTTGGCCAGTATCCGCGGCCAAATATGCTTATACCTAGGGAGCCGCACTCGGATGTCCTGCTACGCATGTCCTATGCCGACCAACTACAG taTTTACAGGCCGCCGAGTTCCAGCGACAGTCCCTGCACGATCAGTACTTTAG ACAACGGCCCAGATAA